One region of Micromonospora lupini genomic DNA includes:
- a CDS encoding DUF397 domain-containing protein, with translation MTALDLTRADWRTSTRSSGNGNCVEVATVDGRIAVRDSKDRSGPALAFAPAAWHSFLHGLAEVSGG, from the coding sequence ATGACGGCGCTCGACCTGACCCGGGCCGACTGGCGCACCAGCACGCGCAGCAGTGGCAACGGCAACTGCGTGGAGGTCGCGACAGTCGACGGTCGGATCGCCGTCCGGGACAGCAAGGATCGCTCCGGCCCGGCGCTCGCGTTCGCACCGGCCGCCTGGCATTCGTTCCTGCACGGTCTCGCCGAGGTCAGTGGCGGCTGA